Proteins from a genomic interval of Desulfovibrio piger:
- a CDS encoding GDSL-type esterase/lipase family protein has product MAPRSTTETFFFFGDSLTLGVNDNAMPGGWVSRLVLLGSQAGWYDMPPATFYNLGVRRHTSTDIAARWQAEVASRQIPGTINHLAFCPGVVDMSPAQMRPVDEVCATVMQMLDQASALGPVLLICPPPVKEPAMSQRIASLCEVYVTACARKGHPCADVHAALAASPEYMDDLEDGLHPGPQGAALMARLLAEDPAVRRFFLTAKQED; this is encoded by the coding sequence ATGGCTCCCCGTTCCACCACGGAAACGTTCTTCTTTTTCGGTGATTCCCTGACCCTGGGCGTCAATGACAATGCCATGCCCGGCGGCTGGGTCAGCCGCCTTGTGCTGCTGGGTTCCCAGGCCGGCTGGTACGATATGCCGCCCGCCACCTTCTACAATCTGGGCGTGCGCCGCCATACCTCCACGGACATCGCCGCCCGCTGGCAGGCCGAAGTGGCGTCCCGCCAGATCCCCGGCACCATCAACCATCTGGCCTTCTGCCCGGGCGTGGTGGACATGTCTCCTGCCCAGATGCGGCCGGTGGACGAGGTCTGCGCCACGGTCATGCAGATGCTGGATCAGGCCTCGGCCCTGGGTCCGGTCTTGCTTATCTGCCCGCCTCCTGTTAAAGAGCCCGCCATGAGCCAGCGCATCGCCTCGCTCTGCGAGGTCTATGTGACGGCATGTGCCCGCAAGGGACATCCCTGTGCCGATGTGCACGCCGCTCTGGCGGCCTCGCCCGAGTACATGGATGATCTTGAGGATGGCCTGCATCCCGGCCCGCAGGGCGCTGCCCTGATGGCCCGTCTGCTGGCCGAAGACCCGGCCGTACGCCGCTTTTTTCTGACCGCCAAACAGGAAGATTGA
- a CDS encoding TIGR03960 family B12-binding radical SAM protein — protein MRALLPILPRPSRYAGIEEGACHKDPAQVRLRVGLAFPDTYEVGMSYLGQKILYGIVNSHEHWWAERVMAPEREAGDILRQHGCPLGTLESGTPLRDLHCLSFSITHELCYTNVLYMLELGNIPLRTADRPQDLRQCPLVIAGGGALLSAEPLAPFIDLMVLGDGEESLPDVLRLLEQALDEGWTRDRCLEEARHIHGVYIPSFFTPDAEGRLQPRFADHARPSRRIVADFDKVAYPTSQVVPIGAVHNRLSLEIARGCTRGCRFCHAGMVYRPVRERSLDTITGLLDDCLKKTGFDEISFLSLSTGDFSALKTLSHGVLGRCAQEQISLSLPSLRVGSIDDEIMQRMSDLRRTGCTLAPEAGSQRLRDVINKGVTEEQVLLHVQKLLEYGWRQVKLYFMIGLPTETDEDLKAIADLCRKVRDAAGKGNPRLQVTAALSPFVPKPFTPFQWVEQISQEEIQRRVQVVRNEFKGQKFLKLRWHEPAMSHLEGILSRADRRLADVVEKVYRKGGIFTSWIEGFDLAPWLEALEECGLTADEFTRARSMDEYLPWEHLEAGISPEFLRREYERALAGKVTEDCRYHACRQCGACDTKAGPSRMPHASLGEDGQPLEHHNRLVFPQRDQQAHQPARDEEGRIICRTHENKPPQIAPELAVKAVQYRIWHTKTGGSSYLSQLELQAILDRALRRADLPMAFSQGFHPMPLMSFGRALPVGMESRAEWFAITLRTPMSAAEVHTRLAAALPTGMAVIRVEKMDKSRRTEQSVAETFRLRTGSIDGEGLSLAAVRDCFAAFAAQESVMLTRETKKGPRTSDIRRHLLRWKELEDGSLEFSLDWSDGYLSPLLLCTSICATLGDESRLRALLRLSKTAQHFADGQVCP, from the coding sequence ATGCGCGCACTGCTCCCCATTCTGCCCCGCCCCAGCCGCTACGCCGGTATCGAAGAGGGCGCCTGCCACAAAGACCCTGCCCAGGTTCGCCTGCGTGTGGGCCTGGCCTTTCCCGATACCTATGAAGTCGGCATGTCCTATCTGGGGCAGAAGATCCTTTACGGTATCGTCAACAGCCACGAACACTGGTGGGCCGAACGGGTCATGGCCCCGGAACGCGAAGCAGGCGACATCCTGCGGCAACACGGCTGCCCGCTGGGCACGCTGGAATCCGGCACGCCGCTGCGTGACCTGCACTGCCTTTCCTTCTCCATCACCCATGAGCTGTGCTACACCAACGTGCTCTACATGCTGGAGCTGGGCAACATCCCCCTGCGCACGGCCGACAGGCCGCAGGATCTGCGCCAGTGCCCGCTGGTCATCGCCGGTGGCGGCGCCCTGCTGAGCGCCGAGCCGCTGGCCCCCTTCATCGACCTGATGGTGCTGGGCGACGGCGAAGAATCCCTACCCGACGTGCTGCGCCTGCTGGAACAGGCCCTGGACGAAGGCTGGACGCGTGACCGCTGTCTGGAAGAGGCCCGCCACATCCACGGCGTCTACATCCCCTCTTTCTTCACGCCGGATGCGGAAGGCCGTTTGCAGCCCCGTTTTGCCGACCACGCCCGGCCCTCGCGCCGCATCGTGGCCGACTTCGACAAGGTGGCCTACCCCACCAGCCAGGTGGTGCCCATCGGCGCGGTGCACAACCGCCTGTCGCTGGAGATCGCCCGCGGCTGTACGCGCGGCTGCCGTTTCTGCCACGCGGGCATGGTCTACCGCCCCGTGCGCGAACGGTCGCTGGACACCATCACCGGCCTGCTGGACGACTGCCTGAAAAAGACGGGCTTTGACGAGATCTCCTTCCTTTCGCTGAGCACGGGCGACTTCTCCGCGCTCAAGACCCTGAGCCACGGCGTGCTGGGCCGCTGCGCCCAGGAACAGATCAGCCTTTCGCTGCCGTCGTTGCGCGTGGGCTCCATCGACGACGAGATCATGCAGCGCATGTCCGACCTGCGCCGCACGGGCTGTACCCTGGCCCCCGAAGCGGGCAGCCAGCGCCTGCGTGACGTCATCAACAAGGGCGTCACCGAGGAACAGGTGCTGCTGCATGTGCAGAAGCTGCTGGAATACGGCTGGCGTCAGGTCAAACTCTATTTCATGATCGGCCTGCCCACCGAGACCGACGAGGACCTCAAGGCCATCGCCGACCTTTGCCGCAAGGTGCGCGACGCCGCGGGCAAGGGCAATCCGCGCCTGCAGGTCACGGCGGCGCTCTCGCCCTTCGTGCCCAAGCCCTTCACGCCCTTCCAGTGGGTGGAACAGATCAGCCAGGAAGAGATCCAGCGCCGTGTGCAGGTGGTGCGCAACGAATTCAAGGGCCAGAAGTTCCTCAAGCTGCGCTGGCACGAACCGGCCATGAGCCATCTGGAAGGCATCCTTTCCCGCGCTGACCGCCGTCTGGCCGATGTGGTGGAAAAGGTCTACCGCAAGGGCGGCATCTTCACCAGCTGGATCGAAGGTTTCGATCTGGCCCCCTGGCTGGAAGCCCTGGAAGAATGCGGCCTGACCGCCGACGAATTCACCCGGGCCCGCAGCATGGACGAATACCTGCCCTGGGAACATCTGGAGGCCGGCATCTCGCCCGAATTCCTGCGCCGCGAATACGAGCGTGCGCTGGCGGGCAAGGTCACGGAAGACTGCCGCTACCATGCCTGCCGCCAGTGCGGCGCCTGCGACACCAAGGCCGGGCCTTCGCGCATGCCCCATGCCAGCCTGGGCGAGGACGGCCAGCCGCTGGAGCACCACAACCGTCTGGTCTTCCCCCAGCGTGACCAGCAGGCCCACCAGCCCGCCCGTGACGAGGAAGGACGCATCATCTGCCGCACCCACGAGAACAAACCGCCGCAGATCGCGCCGGAGCTGGCCGTCAAGGCCGTCCAGTACCGCATCTGGCATACCAAGACCGGCGGCAGCTCCTACCTCAGCCAGCTGGAGCTCCAGGCCATCCTCGACCGCGCGCTGCGCCGTGCCGACCTGCCCATGGCCTTCTCGCAGGGCTTCCATCCCATGCCGCTGATGTCCTTTGGCCGGGCCCTGCCGGTGGGCATGGAAAGCCGGGCCGAATGGTTCGCCATCACCCTGCGCACCCCCATGTCCGCTGCCGAAGTGCATACCCGCCTGGCCGCGGCCCTGCCCACGGGCATGGCCGTCATCCGCGTGGAAAAGATGGACAAGAGCCGCCGCACGGAACAGTCCGTGGCCGAGACCTTCCGCCTGCGCACCGGCAGCATCGACGGTGAAGGCCTTTCGCTGGCGGCCGTACGCGACTGCTTTGCGGCCTTCGCCGCCCAGGAAAGCGTCATGCTGACCCGCGAGACCAAGAAGGGCCCGCGTACCAGCGACATCCGCCGCCACCTGCTGCGCTGGAAGGAACTGGAGGACGGCAGCCTGGAATTCAGCCTGGACTGGAGCGACGGCTACCTTTCGCCCCTGCTGCTCTGCACCAGCATCTGCGCCACACTGGGTGACGAGTCCCGCCTGCGGGCGCTGCTGCGCCTGAGCAAGACGGCCCAGCATTTCGCGGACGGCCAGGTCTGCCCGTAA
- the rnc gene encoding ribonuclease III, whose amino-acid sequence MEHSKKLDLSISAADLERIEQILDYHFSRPERVALALTHSSWANEHGLGQAHNERLEFLGDAVLELCISWELFTRFPQAREGDMTRVRSQLVGTTSLAQRARETGIDQLLRLGRGEERQGGRSRDAVLSDVFEAVLASVYEDGGYAAAQKVVARIFGTLLDEVCVGKPKTKDFKTSLQERSVALFHDRPVYTTLACEGPEHARHFTVQVSLPSGQQFTATGTSCKKAEQEAARLALCALEARG is encoded by the coding sequence ATGGAACACAGCAAAAAACTCGACCTCAGCATCTCGGCGGCGGACCTGGAACGCATCGAACAGATCCTGGACTATCATTTTTCACGCCCGGAACGGGTGGCCCTGGCTTTGACCCACAGCTCGTGGGCCAATGAGCACGGGCTGGGGCAGGCGCACAACGAGCGCCTGGAGTTCCTGGGCGATGCCGTCCTTGAACTGTGCATCTCGTGGGAGCTGTTCACGCGCTTCCCGCAGGCCCGCGAAGGCGACATGACCCGTGTGCGCTCCCAGCTGGTGGGCACCACCAGTCTGGCCCAGCGGGCCCGGGAAACGGGTATCGACCAGCTGCTGCGCCTGGGGCGCGGCGAGGAGCGGCAGGGCGGTCGCAGCCGTGACGCCGTGCTCAGCGACGTGTTCGAAGCCGTGCTGGCCTCCGTGTACGAAGACGGCGGCTATGCCGCGGCCCAAAAGGTCGTGGCCCGCATCTTCGGCACGCTTCTGGACGAGGTCTGTGTGGGCAAACCCAAGACCAAGGATTTCAAGACCAGTTTGCAGGAACGCTCGGTGGCCCTTTTCCACGATCGCCCCGTCTATACGACCCTGGCCTGTGAAGGCCCGGAACATGCCCGGCACTTCACCGTGCAGGTCTCCCTGCCCTCGGGGCAGCAGTTCACGGCCACCGGCACCAGCTGCAAAAAGGCCGAGCAGGAGGCCGCCCGCCTGGCATTGTGCGCGCTGGAGGCACGGGGATAG
- the dtd gene encoding D-aminoacyl-tRNA deacylase: MRLLVQRVLEAAVTVDGQTTGAIGKGLLVMTGFGDEDGPDFHHSPVFEGMARKLLDLRIFPGEGDRCDKFDRSARDCGADVLLVPQFTLYADCRKGRRPSFSHAGDPAWSREMFDRFTRKVSEESGRPVPTGVFGADMRVHLINWGPVTIWLDSREVLPHLYL; encoded by the coding sequence ATGCGACTCCTGGTTCAACGTGTCCTCGAAGCGGCCGTCACTGTGGACGGCCAGACCACCGGCGCCATCGGCAAGGGCCTGCTGGTCATGACCGGCTTTGGTGACGAAGACGGCCCGGACTTCCACCACAGCCCTGTTTTTGAAGGCATGGCGCGCAAGCTGCTGGATCTGCGCATCTTCCCCGGCGAAGGAGACCGCTGCGACAAGTTCGACCGCTCCGCCCGGGATTGCGGGGCCGATGTCCTGCTGGTGCCGCAGTTCACGCTGTATGCCGACTGCCGCAAGGGCCGCCGCCCCTCCTTCTCCCATGCCGGCGATCCTGCCTGGTCCCGCGAGATGTTCGACCGCTTCACCCGAAAAGTCAGTGAAGAAAGCGGCCGCCCCGTGCCTACGGGCGTGTTCGGCGCGGACATGCGCGTCCACCTCATCAACTGGGGCCCCGTGACCATATGGCTGGATTCCCGCGAGGTGCTGCCGCATCTGTACCTTTAA
- a CDS encoding long-chain-fatty-acid--CoA ligase → MTPELHRPWFSHYEPSVPRTVTVFDQPLYSLLDEAAARYPKRPALIFQNTRLSYKALHEAAERFAGALRRAGIRPGQRVAVMLPNLPQTMIAFWGVVKCGAVAVMVNPLYMERELLQNLNDAGAECLVLLDMLWPRVAPLRDRLPVKTYVVTGIADALSFPLNLIYRFTKGRQKAVPIPYDDKVIAWKDFSRGAQPLSEPIADPQNTPALLQYTGGTTGIPKGVALTHSNLGTNCRQILSIIQETAETEHRFVGLLPFFHVYGLTTGLTIPAALAATVLPLPRYVPQDVLHLIGKHRPTVFPGAPAVYSSLLQQKTLGQYDLTCIKLCISGSAPLPRDTFRRFQELTGAIILEGYGLTEASPITHINPREDSKQKEGSIGMPLPGTDARIVDSESGTAPLPVGKLGELVIRGPQVMQGYWHLPDETASALRNGWLYTGDLAVMDEEGYFFIMDRKKDMVIVGGYNVYPREVDEVLLEHPDVLEGVSVGIPDGVRGEALKAYIVPRPGVELTKADIVGWCRQRLASYKVPRLVEFREELPKTIVGKVLRRALREEEMAKQAKKAARHAARQDGAATAKED, encoded by the coding sequence ATGACCCCCGAGCTGCACCGTCCCTGGTTCTCCCATTACGAACCGTCCGTTCCCCGTACCGTCACTGTTTTCGACCAGCCCCTGTACAGCCTGCTGGATGAGGCCGCCGCACGCTATCCCAAGCGCCCGGCCCTGATCTTCCAGAACACCCGCCTGAGCTACAAGGCCCTGCATGAGGCCGCGGAACGCTTCGCCGGGGCCCTGCGCCGCGCGGGCATCCGGCCGGGCCAGCGCGTGGCCGTCATGCTGCCCAACCTGCCCCAGACCATGATCGCCTTCTGGGGCGTGGTCAAATGCGGGGCCGTGGCCGTGATGGTCAACCCCCTCTACATGGAACGGGAGCTGCTCCAGAACCTCAATGACGCCGGTGCCGAATGCCTTGTCCTGCTGGACATGCTCTGGCCCCGCGTGGCTCCGTTGCGTGACCGTCTGCCCGTCAAGACCTATGTGGTCACCGGCATCGCCGATGCCCTTTCCTTCCCGCTGAACCTCATCTACCGTTTCACCAAGGGCCGCCAGAAGGCCGTCCCCATCCCCTATGATGACAAGGTCATCGCCTGGAAGGACTTCAGCAGGGGCGCCCAGCCCCTGAGCGAACCCATCGCCGACCCGCAGAACACGCCCGCGCTGCTGCAATATACCGGCGGCACCACCGGCATCCCCAAGGGCGTGGCCCTGACCCACAGCAATCTGGGCACCAACTGCCGCCAAATCCTGAGCATCATCCAGGAGACCGCCGAGACGGAACACCGCTTCGTGGGCCTGCTGCCCTTTTTCCATGTCTACGGTCTGACCACGGGCCTGACCATCCCGGCCGCCCTGGCCGCCACGGTGCTGCCCCTGCCCCGCTATGTGCCCCAGGACGTGCTGCACCTCATCGGCAAGCACCGCCCCACGGTCTTCCCCGGTGCGCCCGCGGTCTACAGCTCGCTGCTGCAGCAAAAGACCCTGGGCCAGTACGACCTGACCTGTATCAAGCTCTGCATCTCGGGCTCCGCTCCCCTGCCCCGCGATACCTTCCGCCGCTTCCAGGAGCTGACCGGCGCCATCATCCTCGAAGGCTACGGTCTGACGGAAGCCTCGCCCATCACCCATATCAATCCCCGCGAAGACAGCAAGCAGAAAGAAGGCTCCATCGGCATGCCCCTGCCCGGCACCGATGCCCGCATCGTGGACAGCGAAAGCGGCACCGCCCCCCTGCCTGTGGGCAAGCTGGGGGAACTGGTCATCCGTGGCCCGCAGGTCATGCAGGGCTACTGGCACCTGCCCGACGAGACCGCCAGCGCCCTGCGCAACGGCTGGCTCTATACCGGCGACCTGGCCGTCATGGACGAGGAAGGCTATTTCTTCATCATGGACCGCAAGAAGGACATGGTCATCGTGGGCGGCTACAACGTCTATCCGCGTGAAGTGGACGAAGTCCTGCTGGAACACCCCGACGTGCTGGAAGGCGTGAGCGTCGGCATCCCCGACGGCGTGCGCGGCGAGGCCCTCAAGGCCTATATCGTGCCCCGTCCCGGCGTGGAACTGACCAAGGCCGATATCGTGGGCTGGTGTCGCCAGCGCCTGGCCTCCTACAAGGTGCCCCGCCTGGTGGAATTCCGCGAGGAACTGCCCAAGACCATCGTGGGCAAGGTCCTGCGCCGCGCCCTGCGTGAAGAAGAGATGGCCAAACAGGCCAAGAAAGCTGCCCGTCACGCCGCCCGGCAGGACGGTGCCGCGACCGCCAAGGAGGACTGA
- the ispD gene encoding 2-C-methyl-D-erythritol 4-phosphate cytidylyltransferase — MTRIPVRPWALVLAAGQGKRLSAATGGHSKQFLLWKGVPLYWHSARTLARSGAVAGLVFVFPQDCLEEEKQRLAQLVRDEDPGIPWLAVAGGAERQDSVRHGLAALPKEATHVLVHDSARPFMSAALVHRMCDALAAGAVAVIPGLAVTDTIKAVCDDLVTDTPPRARLRAVQTPQGFALPPLLAAHDAARQESAAGRAATDDAALMEAHGHPVLVVPGEAANIKITHPEDLALLEERSPVMPVPRVGMGYDVHRYGSGRPMKLGGIIIPNAPEVIAHSDGDVLLHALMDALLGCAALGDIGRLFPDADARFDNISSAVLLDDVLERFRDAGLTLCHVDLTVVAQTPKLAPHREEIRKNVARLLGLGTDSVNIKATTEEKLGFTGACEGIKAYAVATAFQLPPHPRNTKEMA; from the coding sequence ATGACACGAATTCCCGTCCGTCCCTGGGCCCTCGTTCTGGCCGCAGGACAGGGCAAGCGCCTGTCCGCCGCTACAGGCGGCCACTCCAAACAGTTCCTGCTCTGGAAAGGGGTTCCCCTTTACTGGCATTCAGCCCGCACTCTGGCCCGTTCCGGGGCCGTGGCGGGCCTTGTTTTTGTCTTCCCCCAGGATTGCCTGGAAGAAGAAAAACAGCGCCTGGCCCAGCTGGTCCGCGACGAGGATCCCGGCATCCCCTGGCTGGCCGTGGCCGGCGGGGCGGAACGGCAGGACTCCGTGCGCCACGGGCTGGCCGCCCTGCCCAAGGAAGCCACGCATGTGCTGGTGCACGACAGTGCGCGCCCCTTCATGAGCGCGGCCCTCGTCCACCGTATGTGCGATGCGCTCGCCGCAGGTGCCGTGGCCGTCATCCCGGGCCTTGCCGTCACGGATACCATAAAGGCCGTCTGCGACGATCTTGTGACGGACACGCCGCCCCGTGCCCGGCTGCGTGCCGTGCAGACCCCCCAGGGCTTTGCCCTGCCTCCCCTCCTGGCCGCCCACGATGCCGCCCGGCAGGAAAGCGCCGCCGGACGCGCGGCCACGGACGATGCAGCCCTGATGGAAGCCCACGGGCACCCCGTACTGGTGGTGCCGGGCGAAGCCGCCAATATCAAGATCACCCATCCCGAGGATCTTGCCTTGCTGGAAGAACGCTCCCCCGTCATGCCGGTGCCGCGCGTGGGCATGGGCTATGACGTCCACCGCTACGGCAGCGGCCGCCCCATGAAGCTGGGCGGCATCATCATCCCCAATGCTCCCGAGGTCATCGCCCATTCCGACGGCGACGTCCTGCTCCATGCCCTGATGGATGCCCTGCTGGGCTGCGCGGCCCTGGGCGACATCGGCCGTCTTTTCCCTGATGCCGACGCCCGTTTCGACAATATTTCCTCTGCTGTCCTTCTGGACGACGTGCTGGAACGCTTCCGGGATGCCGGTCTGACCCTCTGCCACGTGGATCTGACCGTCGTGGCCCAGACCCCCAAACTGGCTCCCCATCGTGAAGAGATCCGCAAGAACGTGGCCCGCCTGCTGGGCCTGGGTACGGACTCGGTCAACATCAAGGCCACCACGGAAGAAAAGCTGGGCTTTACCGGTGCCTGTGAAGGCATCAAGGCCTATGCCGTGGCCACGGCGTTCCAGCTTCCCCCTCACCCGCGCAACACCAAGGAAATGGCATGA
- a CDS encoding zinc ribbon domain-containing protein: MSTAVYLDQIRQLVELQKVDDAIFAVRQELESAPRQLDELQAKFDASNAQRERIVEKLTHLQEQQKRLAMEIDDDSARIKKSKNKLMQVENTREYHAMMREMDSMEKINRSREEEKMTLMEEVQRQNEALAELDLTHGALQAELEVRRDGLEEKIQLAQAKLAELEEKRQHAAGVIPQPVFVRYEFIRKRLEHPVIVGVREGICSGCHIAIPPQSFIELQRGQQILSCPNCQRLIFWNEHFPDMELQAAPAKPKTLVD, encoded by the coding sequence ATGAGCACCGCTGTCTACCTTGACCAGATCCGCCAGCTTGTCGAGCTGCAGAAAGTGGACGACGCCATCTTTGCCGTGCGTCAGGAACTGGAATCCGCTCCCCGCCAGCTGGACGAGCTGCAGGCCAAATTCGATGCCAGCAACGCCCAGCGCGAACGCATCGTGGAAAAGCTGACCCACCTGCAGGAACAGCAGAAGCGCCTCGCCATGGAGATCGACGACGACTCCGCCCGCATCAAGAAGAGCAAGAACAAGCTCATGCAGGTGGAAAACACGCGCGAATACCATGCCATGATGCGCGAAATGGACAGCATGGAAAAGATCAACCGCTCCCGTGAGGAAGAAAAGATGACCCTCATGGAAGAGGTGCAGCGCCAGAACGAAGCCCTGGCCGAGCTGGACCTGACCCATGGCGCCCTCCAGGCCGAACTGGAAGTGCGCCGCGACGGCCTGGAAGAAAAGATCCAGCTGGCCCAGGCCAAGCTGGCCGAACTGGAAGAAAAGCGCCAGCATGCCGCCGGCGTCATCCCCCAGCCCGTCTTCGTGCGGTACGAATTCATCCGCAAGCGTCTTGAGCATCCCGTCATCGTCGGTGTGCGCGAAGGCATCTGCTCCGGCTGCCACATCGCCATCCCGCCGCAGTCCTTCATCGAACTGCAGCGCGGCCAGCAGATCCTGAGCTGCCCCAACTGCCAGCGCCTGATCTTCTGGAACGAGCACTTCCCGGATATGGAACTGCAGGCCGCTCCGGCCAAACCCAAGACTCTGGTGGACTAA
- a CDS encoding Nif3-like dinuclear metal center hexameric protein, which yields MHIAEIISIIEQMAPLQGAASWDASGLQVAAHRTDATRLAVCLDPSPASVSAALELGAQCILSHHPLALKPSLPNRIDHYHEVLRLLLTNDVPLYAAHTSLDVNSDGPVSWLARELHLDNLAVLEPTGPGTGDLPHGFGLAGDLAEPVDLQQLAGMLAAHIDLSTATVSGPCPESIRRVAYCTGSGSSLLEEARAAGADIFITGDVKYHTALDTQLCLFDVGHHSLEEEMMRRAAIHLQHACPMLEVIFVPSASPFQPVHPRVL from the coding sequence ATGCATATAGCAGAGATCATTAGCATCATAGAACAGATGGCCCCCCTGCAGGGTGCCGCGTCCTGGGACGCTTCGGGCCTGCAGGTGGCCGCGCACAGGACCGACGCCACGCGTCTGGCTGTCTGCCTCGATCCGAGCCCGGCTTCCGTCTCGGCCGCGCTCGAGCTCGGTGCGCAGTGCATCCTCAGCCATCATCCGCTGGCGCTCAAGCCTTCGCTGCCCAACCGCATCGACCATTACCACGAAGTCCTGCGCCTGCTGCTGACCAACGATGTGCCGCTTTACGCCGCGCATACCTCGCTGGACGTCAACAGCGACGGCCCGGTGTCCTGGCTGGCCCGCGAGCTGCATCTGGACAATCTGGCCGTGCTGGAACCCACCGGCCCCGGCACGGGGGATCTGCCGCACGGCTTCGGCCTGGCCGGCGATCTGGCCGAGCCCGTGGACCTGCAGCAGCTGGCCGGCATGCTGGCCGCGCACATCGACCTGAGCACCGCCACCGTCAGCGGCCCCTGCCCGGAAAGCATCCGGCGGGTGGCCTACTGCACCGGTTCGGGATCCTCCCTGCTGGAGGAGGCCCGCGCCGCGGGTGCCGACATTTTCATCACCGGCGACGTCAAATACCATACGGCGCTGGATACGCAACTTTGTCTTTTCGACGTGGGCCATCACAGCCTGGAAGAAGAAATGATGCGGCGTGCCGCCATCCACCTGCAGCACGCCTGCCCGATGCTCGAAGTCATCTTCGTGCCTTCGGCCTCCCCTTTCCAGCCTGTCCATCCCCGCGTTCTTTAG
- a CDS encoding phosphoribosylformylglycinamidine synthase subunit PurQ, with the protein MGTVNTLVITGYGTNSHLETAHAARLAGADRADVVHFSDIVAAKVRLSDYHFLVFPGGFLDGDDLGAAQAASMRWRYLKDSTGTPLLQSLTEFINDGKLILGICNGFQLLVKLGVLPALDNNRFERQVSLSHNDSARYEDRWVHLLPNPKSPCVFTKDLPMMAMPVRHGEGKLIARDDATLQRLADENLIALQYADPETGKATMEYPLNPNGSSLAIAGLTDPSGRVLGLMPHPEAFHHVTNYPTWTRGSIDVPPATQLFSNAVRYLRAL; encoded by the coding sequence ATGGGCACAGTCAATACTCTCGTCATCACCGGCTATGGCACCAATTCCCATCTCGAAACCGCCCACGCCGCCCGTCTCGCGGGTGCCGACCGCGCTGACGTCGTGCACTTTTCCGACATCGTGGCCGCCAAAGTCCGCCTGAGCGATTACCATTTTCTCGTGTTCCCCGGCGGGTTCCTGGATGGTGACGACCTGGGTGCCGCCCAGGCTGCTAGCATGCGCTGGCGCTATCTGAAGGACAGCACGGGCACTCCCCTGCTCCAGTCCCTGACCGAATTCATCAACGACGGCAAACTGATCCTGGGCATCTGTAACGGCTTCCAGCTTCTGGTCAAGCTGGGCGTGCTGCCCGCCCTGGACAACAACCGTTTCGAGCGCCAGGTCTCTCTGAGCCACAACGACTCCGCCCGTTACGAAGACCGCTGGGTGCACCTGCTGCCCAACCCCAAGAGCCCCTGCGTCTTCACCAAGGATCTGCCCATGATGGCCATGCCCGTGCGCCACGGCGAGGGCAAGCTCATCGCCCGTGACGACGCCACTCTGCAGCGCCTGGCCGATGAAAACCTCATCGCCCTGCAGTATGCCGATCCCGAGACCGGCAAGGCGACCATGGAATATCCGCTCAACCCCAACGGTTCCAGCCTGGCCATCGCCGGCCTGACGGATCCCAGCGGGCGCGTGCTGGGCCTCATGCCCCACCCCGAAGCGTTCCACCATGTGACCAACTATCCCACCTGGACCCGCGGCTCCATCGACGTGCCCCCGGCCACCCAGCTGTTCTCCAACGCCGTGCGCTACCTGCGCGCCCTTTAA